The bacterium genome has a window encoding:
- a CDS encoding methyltransferase domain-containing protein translates to MQKNKLNLGCGFDKRIDDDWIHIDKSSECNPDYIWDITKIPWPKEWAKANSIDYIKMDNLAEHIEPETWIEVIKECYRILKPKGIIWIRVPWCHPNNYLAAFSDPMHCNYFTEQTFGYYDWRTPRWKNFGRCYGIPKFEIISHKAEGIFITCELKKVL, encoded by the coding sequence TTGCAGAAAAATAAATTAAATCTTGGTTGTGGATTTGATAAAAGAATAGATGATGATTGGATACATATTGACAAATCTTCAGAATGTAATCCTGATTATATTTGGGATATCACTAAAATTCCTTGGCCAAAAGAGTGGGCTAAAGCAAATTCAATAGATTATATCAAGATGGATAATTTGGCTGAGCATATTGAACCTGAAACTTGGATAGAAGTTATTAAAGAATGTTATAGAATATTAAAACCAAAAGGAATTATTTGGATAAGAGTTCCTTGGTGTCATCCTAATAATTATTTAGCTGCTTTTTCAGATCCAATGCATTGTAATTATTTTACTGAACAGACTTTTGGTTATTATGACTGGCGAACACCTCGTTGGAAAAATTTTGGTAGATGTTATGGAATTCCTAAATTTGAGATAATTTCTCATAAAGCTGAAGGTATATTTATTACTTGTGAATTAAAGAAAGTCTTATGA
- a CDS encoding methyltransferase domain-containing protein — translation MRDGKGVDIIINAHDLKYKEEFDVIICLDTLEHDDNPFQTIKKAYQALKIGGIILITVPGINFQKHGYPSDYWRFTEEGLKVLLKNFKKLKIKKIHKEIYGFAEK, via the coding sequence ATGCGAGATGGCAAAGGAGTAGATATTATTATAAATGCTCATGATTTAAAATATAAAGAAGAATTTGATGTAATAATTTGTTTAGATACTTTAGAACATGATGATAATCCTTTTCAAACAATAAAAAAAGCTTATCAAGCCTTAAAAATTGGGGGAATTATTCTTATAACTGTTCCTGGAATAAATTTTCAGAAACATGGATATCCAAGTGATTATTGGAGATTTACAGAAGAAGGATTAAAAGTTTTATTAAAAAATTTTAAAAAATTAAAAATTAAAAAAATTCATAAAGAGATTTATGGTTTTGCAGAAAAATAA
- a CDS encoding glycosyltransferase codes for MKKVEKYTEKSRLAIILREDHMWGPMQQGLKEAADLLKGKIFHLYSRALIQELKEYQPREIIVFHNKPLDFKKLRELEGTEIGWWMCDLRKPEQLLNTELDFLKAIFLCNKEYIPDYEEYYQIPTYYMPQASVLAKKIPTSEEKINWDIIFVGRLNHPIYHQERNITIDGLRKKGFKVEVRCNPSYGGEEEERIEKQTKWLYKYSPFCLVQSINIKGYNSVRLYNVLAYQGFALVKYFRGIEDLFENHKHLCWFKTIEEAEGIINYYYKYPKKYQKIKEEGHKLYLEKHTCLHRVLNMLDILKKNAKKSL; via the coding sequence TTGAAGAAAGTAGAAAAATATACAGAAAAATCTCGGCTGGCAATCATACTTAGAGAAGATCATATGTGGGGACCAATGCAGCAAGGATTAAAAGAAGCAGCAGATCTTTTAAAAGGAAAAATATTTCATCTTTATAGTAGAGCTTTAATACAAGAATTAAAAGAATATCAACCAAGAGAAATAATTGTTTTTCATAATAAACCTTTAGATTTTAAAAAGTTAAGAGAATTAGAAGGAACAGAAATTGGCTGGTGGATGTGTGATTTAAGAAAACCTGAACAATTATTGAATACTGAATTAGATTTCTTAAAAGCAATTTTTCTTTGTAATAAAGAATATATTCCAGATTATGAAGAATATTATCAAATTCCTACTTATTATATGCCTCAGGCTTCGGTTTTGGCTAAGAAAATACCTACTTCAGAGGAAAAAATAAATTGGGATATAATCTTTGTGGGAAGATTGAATCATCCAATTTATCATCAAGAAAGAAATATAACCATAGATGGTTTAAGAAAAAAAGGATTTAAAGTTGAAGTTAGATGTAATCCTTCATATGGAGGAGAAGAAGAGGAAAGAATTGAAAAACAAACAAAATGGCTTTATAAATATTCTCCTTTCTGTTTAGTTCAATCAATAAATATTAAAGGATATAATTCAGTTAGACTTTATAATGTTCTAGCTTATCAAGGATTTGCTTTAGTTAAATATTTTAGAGGAATTGAAGACTTATTTGAGAATCATAAACACCTTTGTTGGTTTAAAACTATAGAAGAAGCAGAAGGTATTATAAATTATTATTATAAATATCCAAAGAAATATCAGAAAATAAAAGAAGAAGGACATAAATTATATCTTGAAAAACATACTTGTTTACATAGAGTTTTAAATATGTTAGATATTCTTAAAAAAAATGCAAAAAAAAGTTTATGA
- a CDS encoding glycosyltransferase: protein MKTVDIILVKYNVPEFEKKTIRSVLKNTDEPYGLIVYQNSFKDENLSTVWNKLISKSEAEYICLLNSDLLVEKNWLKKLLEVFEREYKTDIRQREVGAVGPVTNYAGGKQGQIKKVNEYKAIETGTLSGFCLVFPKRIWQEVGGFNEIYKLYAEDSEFCYHIRQKYKLIIRQDVFIYHYGGISTKKAIKAGKDIQGILEESRKIYRKISAGNHT, encoded by the coding sequence ATAAAGACAGTAGATATTATACTGGTAAAGTATAATGTTCCTGAATTTGAAAAAAAGACAATAAGATCAGTATTAAAAAATACTGATGAGCCTTATGGTCTAATAGTTTATCAGAATAGTTTTAAAGATGAGAATTTATCTACTGTCTGGAATAAATTGATCAGTAAAAGTGAAGCTGAGTATATTTGTCTTTTGAATAGTGATCTTTTAGTTGAAAAGAATTGGTTGAAGAAGTTATTAGAGGTTTTTGAAAGAGAATATAAAACAGATATAAGACAAAGGGAAGTAGGAGCGGTTGGTCCAGTAACTAATTATGCAGGTGGAAAACAAGGACAAATAAAGAAAGTTAATGAATATAAGGCAATTGAAACAGGAACATTATCTGGATTTTGTTTGGTATTCCCTAAAAGAATTTGGCAAGAAGTAGGAGGATTTAATGAGATTTATAAACTATATGCCGAAGATAGTGAATTTTGTTATCATATTCGGCAGAAATATAAATTGATAATTAGACAAGATGTTTTCATCTATCATTATGGTGGAATCTCAACTAAAAAAGCTATTAAAGCAGGAAAAGATATCCAAGGAATTCTTGAAGAAAGTAGAAAAATATACAGAAAAATCTCGGCTGGCAATCATACTTAG
- a CDS encoding glycosyltransferase, whose protein sequence is MARRSLKIVGITCVYNEARKYLKEVLIEKSKLCDKIIVLGDSPTDETKEICEKFSKVEYRETKERLFNTHQWLLKELALKYASYKKPDWILAFDADELFEKRVNRKVLEELAFKGHNSYYFRFVHLWDDREHIRVDRGWDKLYKVIFYKFQPDQEQKFAKKALHCGLAPLYAHQKPRPEVSGYIVKHLGYMKPEDRKKKFLRYNRFDSSGFYKPKWWYNSIIEKGKIIPFEENYGYQDDQMRQSKRS, encoded by the coding sequence ATGGCAAGAAGGAGCTTAAAAATAGTTGGTATAACTTGTGTTTATAATGAAGCAAGAAAATATTTAAAGGAAGTCTTAATAGAAAAGTCTAAATTATGTGATAAAATTATTGTTTTAGGAGATAGTCCTACAGATGAGACAAAAGAAATTTGTGAAAAATTTTCTAAAGTAGAATATCGGGAAACAAAAGAGAGATTATTTAATACTCATCAATGGTTATTGAAAGAACTTGCTTTGAAATATGCTTCCTATAAGAAACCTGATTGGATATTAGCTTTTGATGCTGATGAGCTTTTTGAGAAAAGAGTTAATAGAAAAGTTTTAGAAGAATTAGCTTTTAAAGGACACAATTCTTATTATTTCAGATTTGTTCATCTTTGGGATGATAGAGAACATATTAGAGTAGATAGAGGTTGGGATAAGCTTTATAAGGTAATTTTCTATAAATTTCAGCCAGATCAAGAACAAAAATTTGCTAAAAAGGCTTTACATTGTGGATTAGCTCCATTATATGCTCATCAGAAACCAAGACCAGAGGTTTCTGGATATATTGTTAAACATTTAGGTTATATGAAACCAGAAGATAGAAAGAAGAAATTTCTTAGATATAATAGATTTGATTCTTCTGGATTCTATAAGCCTAAATGGTGGTATAATTCAATAATTGAAAAAGGAAAAATTATTCCTTTTGAAGAAAATTATGGCTATCAAGACGATCAAATGCGTCAATCCAAAAGGAGTTGA